The following proteins are encoded in a genomic region of Helicobacter macacae MIT 99-5501:
- the alaS gene encoding alanine--tRNA ligase, giving the protein MADDIRGLFLDFFAKKQGKIASTQGTNTARDKGSVSASKADTNASQAENRASQAGNSADSLASECASSEANGGGGGEASGHKVYDSMPLVPDDASLLFTNAGMVQFKDIFTGKIPTPTPPRATSSQLCIRAGGKHNDLENVGYTARHHTLFEMLGNFSFGDYFKREAIAYSWEFVTEVLKFDKSLLYVTIHKSDDEAYELWQEHIEPSRIKRMGDKDNFWQMGDTGPCGPCSEIYIDQGEKYFHSSEDYFGGEGDRFLEIWNLVFMQYERDKQGNLTPLPRPSIDTGMGLERVYALKEGKINNYDTSLFAPLMRKIEQLTGQKYVRDDEISESRGVNEVKSKHSSGAQNAQASFRVIADHARSVAFLLAQGVNFDKEGRGYVLRRILRRAVRHGYLLGLKKPFLCEVVGEVCECMGAHYGYLLERKGAIMEQCRAEEARFFETIDAGMELFSTEFEKLQKSSKKGAGKNSEDKIGEGKKGTGLFSGEVAFKLYDTYGFPLDLTQDMLRESAMEVDLSAFDKCMEAQKSRSKASWRGSGDEAKEGDFNALLSAFGENEFVGYEKDCAKSKILALLDTNYRRIEVLNGDGYIFLDLTPLYAEGGGPVGDSGEIFMNGKKVANVIYTKKYFGLNISEISTSSELKVGDIVEVKVSPSRTEIAKHHSATHLLHLALRQILGLHIAQAGSLVESTRLRFDFSHPKALSSEELSQIQDFVNERIWEGNAQQCEIMPIDEAKAKGACALFGEKYGERVRVISFGESMELCGGIHCANSADIGSFYITKESGVSSGVRRIEAVCGKAGYEYAKNALNEAKEARLALKSNDLLGAITKLRLSAKNAKKATPTSPKNLQAELINGVSLIVQSFEEVGIDALKEMVDNAKNAHKRVAIMLFGLNEGRIDIVAGVKEANLKAGAWVKQIAQMLGGNGGGRDDFAQAGVKIEGVKIEGAKVNGADCGDSSGASSSGVDCGALSSKIGNALEEAKGIAKAGL; this is encoded by the coding sequence ATGGCTGATGACATTCGAGGGTTGTTTTTGGACTTTTTTGCCAAAAAGCAGGGCAAAATAGCAAGCACGCAAGGCACAAACACGGCACGCGACAAGGGAAGTGTGAGTGCAAGCAAAGCAGACACTAACGCAAGCCAAGCAGAAAATAGGGCAAGCCAAGCGGGAAATAGCGCGGATTCTTTGGCGAGTGAGTGCGCTAGTAGCGAGGCTAATGGAGGCGGTGGAGGCGAGGCTAGCGGGCATAAGGTGTATGATTCTATGCCTTTAGTGCCTGATGATGCGAGCTTGCTTTTTACCAACGCAGGAATGGTGCAATTTAAAGACATTTTCACAGGCAAAATCCCCACGCCCACGCCTCCTCGCGCCACTAGCTCACAGCTTTGTATCCGCGCGGGTGGCAAGCACAATGACTTAGAAAATGTCGGCTACACAGCGCGACACCACACACTTTTTGAAATGCTTGGCAACTTTAGCTTTGGGGATTATTTCAAGCGCGAGGCGATAGCATACTCGTGGGAGTTTGTAACGGAGGTGCTAAAGTTTGATAAAAGCCTTTTGTATGTAACGATTCACAAAAGCGATGATGAGGCTTACGAGCTGTGGCAGGAGCATATAGAGCCTAGTCGCATAAAAAGAATGGGCGATAAGGATAACTTCTGGCAAATGGGCGACACAGGACCTTGCGGACCGTGCAGTGAAATATACATAGACCAAGGGGAGAAGTATTTTCATAGCAGTGAGGATTATTTCGGTGGCGAGGGCGATAGGTTTTTAGAGATTTGGAATCTTGTCTTTATGCAGTATGAGCGCGACAAGCAGGGCAATCTAACGCCACTGCCACGCCCAAGTATCGATACAGGAATGGGGCTAGAGCGCGTGTATGCGCTAAAAGAGGGGAAAATCAACAACTATGATACTTCGCTTTTCGCCCCGCTAATGAGGAAAATCGAGCAACTCACAGGGCAAAAATATGTGCGCGATGATGAGATTTCAGAATCTAGAGGCGTTAATGAGGTAAAATCCAAGCACAGCAGTGGAGCGCAAAACGCGCAAGCAAGTTTCCGCGTAATCGCTGACCACGCGCGAAGTGTGGCGTTTTTGCTCGCGCAAGGAGTGAATTTTGATAAAGAGGGGCGAGGCTATGTGTTGCGTAGGATTTTGCGCCGAGCGGTGCGACACGGCTACTTGCTTGGGCTAAAAAAGCCCTTTTTGTGCGAAGTGGTGGGCGAAGTGTGCGAATGTATGGGAGCGCACTATGGCTACTTGCTAGAGCGCAAGGGCGCGATAATGGAGCAGTGCAGGGCGGAGGAAGCGCGATTTTTTGAAACCATTGACGCGGGAATGGAGCTTTTTAGCACGGAGTTTGAGAAGCTCCAAAAATCGAGCAAAAAGGGTGCTGGCAAAAATAGTGAGGACAAAATAGGTGAGGGCAAAAAAGGCACAGGGCTTTTTAGCGGGGAAGTGGCGTTTAAGCTCTATGATACTTATGGATTTCCGCTTGATTTGACGCAAGATATGCTGCGTGAGAGTGCTATGGAGGTGGATTTGAGCGCGTTTGATAAATGTATGGAAGCGCAAAAATCCCGCTCTAAAGCAAGCTGGAGGGGCTCTGGCGATGAAGCAAAAGAGGGCGATTTTAACGCGCTTTTGAGTGCGTTTGGCGAAAATGAGTTTGTGGGCTATGAGAAAGATTGTGCCAAAAGCAAGATTTTGGCTTTGCTTGATACAAATTATAGACGCATTGAAGTGCTTAATGGCGATGGATATATTTTCTTAGACTTAACTCCGCTTTATGCGGAGGGTGGCGGTCCTGTCGGCGATAGTGGTGAGATTTTTATGAATGGTAAAAAAGTCGCAAATGTCATTTATACCAAAAAATATTTTGGGCTAAATATCAGCGAGATTAGCACGAGTAGCGAACTAAAAGTGGGCGACATTGTGGAAGTCAAAGTTAGCCCAAGTCGCACCGAAATCGCCAAGCACCACAGCGCGACACATTTGCTCCACCTTGCGCTAAGGCAGATTTTGGGCTTACATATCGCCCAAGCAGGAAGCCTTGTAGAATCCACTCGCTTGCGCTTTGACTTTTCTCACCCAAAGGCACTAAGCAGCGAGGAGCTAAGCCAAATCCAAGATTTTGTCAATGAGCGTATTTGGGAGGGCAATGCCCAGCAGTGCGAGATAATGCCGATAGATGAGGCAAAGGCTAAGGGCGCGTGCGCGCTATTTGGCGAGAAGTATGGCGAGCGCGTGCGTGTGATTAGCTTTGGGGAGTCTATGGAGCTGTGTGGCGGGATTCACTGTGCCAATAGCGCGGATATTGGGAGCTTTTATATCACAAAAGAAAGTGGGGTAAGCTCTGGGGTGCGCAGAATCGAAGCGGTATGTGGCAAAGCGGGCTATGAGTATGCCAAAAACGCGCTTAATGAAGCAAAAGAAGCAAGGCTAGCACTTAAAAGCAATGACTTGCTAGGCGCGATAACTAAGCTAAGGCTAAGCGCGAAAAATGCCAAAAAAGCCACGCCCACAAGCCCCAAAAACTTGCAAGCCGAGTTGATAAATGGCGTTAGCTTAATCGTGCAGAGCTTTGAAGAAGTAGGCATAGACGCGCTCAAAGAAATGGTGGATAACGCCAAAAACGCGCATAAACGCGTGGCGATAATGCTTTTTGGGCTAAATGAGGGGCGCATAGACATAGTCGCAGGCGTGAAAGAAGCAAACTTAAAGGCTGGAGCGTGGGTAAAGCAAATCGCGCAAATGCTAGGAGGCAATGGCGGGGGCAGAGATGACTTCGCACAAGCGGGAGTAAAGATAGAGGGAGTAAAAATCGAGGGCGCAAAGGTAAATGGCGCGGATTGTGGGGATTCTAGTGGTGCAAGTTCTAGCGGGGTGGATTGTGGTGCATTAAGCTCTAAAATCGGCAACGCGCTAGAGGAAGCAAAAGGGATTGCAAAGGCGGGGTTGTAG
- the metG gene encoding methionine--tRNA ligase: protein MPKTSSSNKDIKSLITTPIYYVNDVPHIGHTYSTIIADMLKKYKWLRGEDVFLLTGTDEHGQKIELSAKAKGKTPKQYADEISSKFRDLWDRLGIEYDYFIRTTDEGHKEAVANVFEEMCKNGDVYLGEYEGDYCVSCESYYTGVENGKCPECPGDKPLTKIKEESYFFALSRYEKRLLEWYKNGAILPIHKRNEVIAFVENGLKDLSISRTSFEWGIKLPKVSVDGKTPQKEHIVYVWLDALFNYLSALGFYQKEKSSHNDSSPKSTDKKRYWGNATHIVGKDILRFHAVYWPAFLMSLGLPLPKHIYAHGWWLRDGQKMSKSLGNVINPTEFASAYGIENLRFYLLREAPFGQDGDFSQKALVERINTELSNDLGNLLNRLIGISEKYTNLEIHLGGDDFSSNLAQGFGGRYKGEWEEANAIFESAEAKMESVNIKGYIEDIWRVLHLANASVAKYEPWNLYKNGEIEALNGLLALLANLLLKVGFMLFPVMPKTTQTIARAFGVEITQEDFRRLVVENVPFRDLRVQKTPPLFSKIDGLLIDENYALESKESKQESKNAQEKNKNAKNDSAKNANAKIASAKIDGVATIQEITKDSSQIGIDDFAKVDIRVGEILSCEALPKSNKLLRLSIDMGEESPRVVLSGIAQFYRPDEIIGRQVCVVANLKPAKIMGEFSYGMILASKDENGLSLLGIDGKRKNGSKVS, encoded by the coding sequence ATGCCAAAGACTTCTTCAAGTAATAAAGACATAAAATCCCTCATCACTACCCCTATATACTATGTCAATGATGTCCCTCATATCGGGCATACATATTCTACTATCATCGCTGATATGCTGAAAAAATACAAGTGGCTAAGGGGCGAAGATGTGTTTTTGCTGACAGGCACAGATGAGCACGGGCAAAAAATCGAGCTTTCTGCCAAAGCAAAGGGTAAGACACCTAAGCAATATGCAGATGAGATAAGCTCTAAATTCCGTGATTTGTGGGATAGGCTAGGCATTGAGTATGATTATTTCATACGCACTACTGATGAGGGACACAAAGAAGCTGTGGCAAATGTGTTTGAAGAGATGTGCAAAAATGGAGATGTGTATTTGGGGGAGTATGAGGGGGATTATTGTGTAAGCTGTGAGAGCTACTACACAGGGGTAGAAAATGGCAAATGCCCAGAGTGTCCGGGGGATAAGCCACTTACCAAAATCAAAGAGGAGAGCTACTTTTTTGCACTATCTCGCTATGAAAAAAGACTGCTTGAGTGGTATAAAAATGGTGCGATATTGCCCATACACAAGCGCAATGAAGTCATAGCTTTTGTAGAGAATGGACTAAAAGATTTATCCATATCGCGCACAAGTTTTGAGTGGGGGATAAAGCTACCAAAGGTAAGTGTAGATGGGAAAACTCCACAAAAAGAACATATCGTGTATGTGTGGCTTGATGCGTTGTTTAACTACCTAAGTGCGCTTGGGTTTTATCAAAAAGAAAAATCTAGCCATAATGATTCTAGTCCAAAATCCACAGACAAAAAGCGATATTGGGGGAATGCCACTCATATCGTTGGCAAAGACATTTTGCGCTTTCACGCGGTGTATTGGCCTGCGTTTTTGATGAGCTTGGGACTACCTCTACCTAAGCATATCTATGCGCACGGGTGGTGGCTACGAGATGGGCAAAAGATGAGTAAATCACTTGGCAATGTCATAAATCCTACCGAGTTTGCCTCTGCTTATGGTATAGAAAATCTGCGTTTTTATCTTTTGCGCGAAGCACCATTTGGACAAGATGGCGACTTTAGCCAAAAGGCATTGGTTGAGCGCATAAATACCGAGCTTAGCAATGATTTGGGCAATCTACTAAATCGCCTCATAGGGATAAGCGAAAAATATACAAATTTGGAAATACACTTAGGCGGTGATGATTTTTCAAGCAATCTTGCGCAAGGCTTTGGTGGGCGATATAAGGGCGAGTGGGAGGAAGCAAACGCGATATTTGAGAGCGCGGAGGCAAAAATGGAATCGGTAAATATCAAGGGCTACATTGAGGATATTTGGAGGGTGCTTCACCTTGCAAATGCAAGTGTGGCTAAATATGAGCCGTGGAATCTATACAAAAATGGCGAGATAGAGGCACTAAATGGGCTTTTGGCATTGCTTGCAAACTTGCTATTGAAAGTTGGGTTTATGCTTTTCCCTGTGATGCCAAAGACTACGCAAACTATTGCTAGGGCGTTTGGAGTGGAGATTACGCAGGAGGATTTTAGGCGTTTGGTGGTGGAGAATGTGCCTTTTAGGGATTTGCGTGTGCAAAAAACACCGCCGCTTTTTAGTAAAATCGATGGATTGCTTATCGATGAAAACTACGCGCTAGAATCAAAAGAATCCAAACAAGAATCCAAAAACGCGCAAGAAAAAAATAAAAATGCCAAAAATGATAGTGCAAAAAATGCTAATGCCAAAATCGCAAGTGCCAAAATCGATGGCGTAGCTACTATCCAAGAAATAACCAAAGATTCTAGCCAAATCGGTATAGATGATTTTGCCAAAGTAGACATTCGCGTAGGCGAGATTTTATCTTGTGAAGCATTGCCAAAATCCAACAAACTTTTGCGACTAAGCATTGATATGGGGGAGGAAAGCCCTAGAGTGGTGCTCTCTGGCATAGCGCAGTTTTATCGTCCAGATGAGATTATCGGCAGGCAAGTGTGCGTGGTGGCAAACCTAAAGCCAGCTAAGATTATGGGGGAATTTAGCTATGGAATGATACTTGCTAGCAAAGATGAGAATGGGCTGTCATTGCTTGGCATAGATGGCAAACGCAAAAATGGGAGTAAAGTAAGCTAG
- a CDS encoding endonuclease domain-containing protein: protein MQGAPDPACTIQELSRAMRNNPTQAEKKLWQALRGKKLGFKFRRKFVIDSKYIEDFVCLEKRLIIECAEDNTQSPLPKHEGHLDFYLESRNFRILRFCNSEILGNLEGVLRVIKEALESSEDFANAKSTHAKAPSAREGKREKPLPLRYVFGVGHLPQGEGESKSSQSAMKTKKNVLMRNRRNTALKRHSKTKRVLTDEQKLIVDLSKRMEENEILAIQACAGSGKTSTLEEIALANTKQRFLYLAFNKSIATQAMERFPKNVEAKTIHSLAFNYAKMHLGDFAPQSKITILDLEKLVEFDFDEPYDFAYGLKIFENFLRSDKTLVETTCLQTFDSDLSGSKISPPPLKR, encoded by the coding sequence ATGCAAGGAGCACCTGACCCCGCTTGCACCATACAAGAACTTAGCCGAGCGATGCGCAACAATCCCACACAAGCAGAAAAAAAACTTTGGCAAGCATTGCGAGGCAAAAAACTAGGATTTAAATTTAGACGGAAATTTGTGATTGATTCTAAATATATTGAGGATTTTGTATGCTTAGAAAAGCGGCTTATCATTGAGTGTGCGGAGGACAACACTCAAAGTCCCCTCCCGAAGCACGAGGGGCATTTAGACTTTTATTTAGAATCAAGAAATTTTAGAATTTTGCGCTTTTGTAATAGCGAGATTTTGGGGAATTTGGAGGGTGTTTTGCGTGTGATAAAAGAGGCTTTGGAATCAAGTGAGGATTTTGCTAATGCAAAATCTACCCACGCCAAAGCCCCCTCCGCAAGGGAGGGAAAGAGAGAAAAACCCCTTCCCTTACGGTATGTATTTGGGGTGGGGCATCTTCCGCAAGGGGAGGGGGAATCAAAGAGTAGCCAATCAGCAATGAAGACGAAAAAGAATGTGTTGATGAGGAATCGGAGGAATACTGCACTAAAACGACATAGCAAGACTAAAAGAGTGCTAACAGATGAGCAAAAACTCATTGTTGATTTAAGCAAGAGAATGGAGGAAAATGAGATTTTGGCTATCCAAGCGTGCGCTGGAAGTGGCAAAACCTCTACTTTAGAAGAAATCGCTTTAGCAAACACTAAACAACGATTCCTCTACCTAGCGTTTAATAAATCTATCGCTACTCAAGCTATGGAAAGATTCCCAAAAAATGTCGAGGCAAAGACGATACACTCTCTTGCTTTTAATTATGCCAAAATGCACTTAGGAGACTTCGCTCCGCAGAGCAAGATAACGATACTTGACTTGGAAAAGTTGGTAGAATTTGACTTTGATGAGCCTTATGATTTTGCTTATGGATTAAAAATATTTGAAAATTTTTTAAGAAGTGATAAGACATTGGTTGAAACTACTTGTTTGCAAACATTTGATAGTGATTTGAGCGGAAGCAAAATCTCCCCCCCCCCCCTTAAGAGATGA
- a CDS encoding 3'-5' exonuclease: MKYDDIDFDSAERYARARLCEKVGNFKPLDKLNIFNLCEVLRFKCGFRDIKAGLDRFNKFLKSKKDFDDVKFWHRTIIKYLFQATLDKKLPITHDFYLKYYQMRKYERLEEKYDFILLDEAQDTNEIMLSIFLDNDCKKIFVGDTFQSIYGFNDSINAFEIVETNHHLSLSQSFRCKQEILDYASFFLEMFANKDFTPMRSGFSGDERITTRAYISRTNAEIARFLVDLYKSDSFEYKEYRLLKRVDSIFEPIWAIVHFKSSQFDKIPKRYSYIKDFNDFKELIEYIEEIGDAELKQAIKLLEEFEKIEISKIQNLAESLYANREAKNIITNAHQSKGLEFDEVVLGRDFFDLYEKQLEARREKEWEKFQQELNLFYVAITRAKKRLIDKSSNAELYVECNDWYYNSDVLILGL, encoded by the coding sequence GTGAAATATGATGATATTGATTTTGATAGTGCGGAAAGATATGCTAGAGCGAGGCTTTGTGAGAAAGTTGGTAATTTTAAGCCATTAGATAAATTAAATATTTTTAATTTGTGTGAGGTGTTGCGATTTAAGTGTGGGTTTAGAGATATTAAAGCAGGTTTGGATAGGTTTAATAAATTTCTAAAAAGCAAAAAAGATTTTGATGATGTCAAATTTTGGCACAGAACCATCATTAAATATTTATTTCAAGCAACTTTGGATAAAAAACTCCCCATAACCCACGACTTTTATTTGAAGTATTATCAGATGAGAAAATATGAGCGATTGGAAGAAAAATATGATTTTATATTACTTGATGAAGCGCAAGATACAAATGAAATAATGCTTAGCATATTTTTAGACAATGATTGTAAAAAAATCTTTGTGGGCGATACATTTCAAAGCATTTATGGGTTTAATGACTCCATAAATGCTTTTGAGATTGTAGAAACAAATCACCACCTTAGCTTATCGCAAAGCTTTCGTTGCAAGCAAGAAATACTTGATTATGCTAGCTTTTTCTTAGAAATGTTTGCAAACAAAGATTTTACGCCTATGAGAAGTGGATTTAGCGGTGATGAGAGAATCACTACTAGGGCGTATATATCACGCACAAATGCGGAAATCGCGCGATTTTTGGTTGATTTGTATAAAAGCGATAGTTTTGAGTATAAAGAGTATCGCTTACTAAAGAGGGTAGATAGTATTTTTGAGCCTATTTGGGCGATAGTGCATTTTAAATCAAGTCAATTTGATAAGATTCCAAAGCGGTATTCTTACATAAAAGATTTTAATGACTTCAAAGAATTGATAGAATATATCGAGGAAATAGGAGATGCAGAATTGAAACAAGCGATAAAACTTTTAGAGGAGTTTGAAAAGATAGAAATAAGCAAAATCCAAAATCTAGCAGAATCTCTCTATGCAAACAGAGAAGCCAAAAATATCATAACCAACGCTCATCAAAGCAAAGGCTTAGAATTTGATGAGGTGGTGCTCGGAAGAGATTTTTTTGACCTTTATGAAAAGCAACTAGAAGCGAGAAGAGAAAAAGAATGGGAAAAATTTCAGCAAGAACTAAATCTATTTTATGTAGCTATCACTCGGGCAAAAAAGAGACTTATTGATAAATCATCTAATGCGGAGTTATATGTTGAATGCAACGATTGGTATTACAACAGTGATGTGCTGATTTTGGGACTATAA
- a CDS encoding UDP-glucose dehydrogenase family protein: MKIAVVGSGYVGLVAGACFAENGNCVICLDIDEDKITQLKQGIVPIYEPGLSEMIKENQAKSTLHFSTNKREALQNAEVIFIAVGTPMGDDGSADLRFVQSVAGDIGEIIEGYCVVVDKSTVPVGTAKSVKSIIKEKLKSRGLDIDFDVISNPEFLKEGVAIKDFMSPDRVVIGADSQKALEIMRTLYSPFLVKSDRFIAMSVESAEMTKYAANSLLATKISFINEMSQICERVGADINDVRLGVGSDSRIGYSFIYPGCGYGGSCFPKDVKALEKTALDNGYTPRILQAIQGVNESQKMLLVEKIIARFGENLNGFVFALWGLSFKPETDDMREASSLVLINELAKRGAKINAYDPKAINQAKFYLKNVLDSIVFAEDKYSAIKGANALVLVTEWREFRSPDFEEIAKQLKEKVIFDGRNIYRHFSLQNLGFEYHQIGVRSK; the protein is encoded by the coding sequence ATGAAAATCGCAGTTGTAGGCAGTGGATATGTAGGGCTTGTAGCGGGGGCTTGTTTTGCCGAGAATGGTAACTGCGTGATTTGCCTTGACATAGATGAGGACAAAATCACTCAATTAAAGCAAGGCATCGTGCCTATCTATGAACCGGGCTTAAGTGAAATGATAAAGGAAAATCAAGCAAAAAGCACACTCCACTTTAGCACAAATAAGCGTGAGGCACTGCAAAATGCCGAAGTGATTTTCATCGCTGTGGGGACACCTATGGGCGATGATGGCAGTGCGGATTTGCGCTTTGTGCAAAGTGTGGCGGGGGATATTGGCGAGATTATAGAGGGATATTGCGTGGTGGTGGATAAAAGCACAGTGCCTGTTGGCACTGCAAAATCTGTGAAATCTATCATAAAAGAGAAGCTAAAATCGCGCGGTTTAGACATAGACTTTGATGTCATAAGCAATCCAGAGTTTCTAAAAGAGGGCGTAGCCATAAAAGACTTTATGAGCCCAGATAGAGTGGTAATCGGTGCAGATAGCCAAAAAGCCCTAGAAATTATGCGCACACTATACTCGCCGTTTTTAGTCAAAAGCGATAGATTTATCGCTATGAGTGTAGAATCTGCCGAGATGACAAAATACGCCGCAAACTCACTACTTGCCACCAAAATCAGCTTCATAAACGAGATGAGCCAGATTTGTGAGCGTGTGGGCGCGGACATAAACGATGTGCGACTAGGCGTAGGCTCAGATTCGCGAATCGGATATAGCTTCATCTATCCGGGCTGTGGCTATGGCGGTAGCTGCTTCCCCAAAGATGTCAAAGCGCTAGAAAAAACCGCACTTGATAATGGCTACACACCGCGAATCTTACAGGCGATTCAAGGCGTGAATGAATCTCAAAAAATGCTTTTGGTGGAGAAAATCATCGCACGATTTGGGGAAAATCTAAATGGATTTGTGTTTGCATTATGGGGGCTTAGCTTCAAGCCAGAGACTGATGATATGCGTGAGGCAAGCTCGCTCGTGCTGATAAATGAGCTAGCAAAAAGAGGTGCAAAAATCAATGCCTATGACCCAAAAGCTATCAATCAAGCGAAGTTTTATCTAAAAAATGTGCTAGATTCTATCGTCTTTGCAGAGGATAAATATAGCGCGATTAAGGGTGCAAATGCACTTGTGCTAGTAACAGAATGGAGGGAGTTTAGAAGCCCAGATTTTGAAGAGATAGCAAAGCAGCTAAAAGAAAAGGTTATCTTTGATGGGCGCAACATTTATCGGCATTTTAGTCTGCAAAATCTAGGCTTTGAATACCACCAAATCGGTGTGCGCTCCAAATAG
- a CDS encoding UDP-glucuronic acid decarboxylase family protein, translated as MLNKKILVTGGAGFLGSHLCDRLIERGDEVLCVDNLFTGTKANIAHLLVHPRFEFMRADITFPLYVEVDEIYNLACPASPIHYQFDPVQTTKTSVVGAINMLGLAKRVKAKILQASTSEVYGDPEIHPQVESYRGCVNPIGIRACYDEGKRCAETLFFDYHRQHNLQIKVMRIFNTYGARMHPNDGRVVSNFVIQALLGKDISIYGDGSQTRSFCYVDDLIEGMMRLMDSRPDFVGPVNIGNPSEFSILELANQILALTNSKSKLIFHPLPQDDPKQRKPDITLAKKELEWQPKVALKDGLVKTIEYFENLLAKNGTKMR; from the coding sequence ATGCTAAACAAAAAGATTCTAGTAACGGGTGGGGCGGGGTTTTTAGGTTCGCATTTGTGCGATAGGCTCATAGAGAGAGGCGATGAAGTGCTTTGCGTGGATAATCTTTTCACGGGCACAAAGGCAAATATTGCTCATCTGCTTGTCCACCCGAGATTTGAATTTATGCGAGCTGATATTACTTTCCCGCTGTATGTAGAAGTCGATGAGATTTACAATCTCGCCTGCCCAGCAAGCCCTATTCATTATCAGTTTGACCCTGTGCAAACGACCAAAACCTCCGTAGTAGGTGCTATCAATATGCTAGGACTTGCCAAGCGCGTCAAAGCAAAAATCCTCCAAGCCTCCACTAGCGAAGTCTATGGCGACCCAGAAATCCACCCCCAAGTAGAATCTTATCGTGGCTGTGTAAATCCTATCGGCATAAGGGCGTGCTATGATGAGGGCAAACGATGCGCAGAAACGCTATTTTTTGACTACCATAGACAGCACAATTTACAAATCAAAGTAATGCGTATCTTTAATACCTACGGAGCGCGAATGCACCCAAATGACGGGCGCGTGGTAAGCAACTTTGTCATTCAAGCATTGCTAGGCAAAGACATAAGCATTTATGGCGATGGCTCACAAACGCGCAGTTTTTGCTATGTCGATGATTTGATAGAGGGAATGATGCGACTAATGGACTCTCGCCCCGATTTTGTAGGACCTGTAAATATAGGCAATCCAAGTGAGTTTAGCATACTAGAGCTAGCAAATCAAATCCTAGCCCTAACCAACTCTAAATCCAAGCTAATCTTTCACCCACTCCCACAAGATGACCCCAAGCAGCGCAAACCAGACATTACCCTAGCAAAAAAAGAGCTAGAGTGGCAGCCAAAAGTCGCACTAAAAGACGGACTAGTCAAAACAATAGAGTATTTTGAAAACCTTTTAGCCAAAAATGGCACAAAAATGCGATAA